Proteins from one Sulfurovum sp. TSL1 genomic window:
- the hypB gene encoding hydrogenase nickel incorporation protein HypB, protein MCTDCGCSITESVMEHSHEGNGHEHSHQHQKAHEHLHHNPQLNDAKTISVIQKILDKNDHEAEHNRQHFNNKGILGINLMSSPGSGKTTLLEHMADVADFKFGVVEGDLETSKDAQRLQAKGIPAMQIQTGSACHLDAFMVHKGLHDMPLDELDVCFVENVGNLVCPASYDVGTHLNIVLVSIPEGEDKIAKYPVMFRQADLVLITKTDLLPYFKYDIENEKAQARRIKPNVDILEVNVNDKESIRSVVEWINFKRKMRG, encoded by the coding sequence ATGTGTACAGATTGCGGGTGTAGTATAACAGAGAGTGTGATGGAACACAGCCATGAGGGGAATGGTCATGAGCATTCACATCAGCATCAAAAAGCACATGAGCATTTACATCACAACCCTCAGCTCAATGATGCCAAGACCATCTCGGTCATTCAAAAGATCCTGGATAAAAATGACCATGAAGCAGAGCATAACAGACAACATTTTAACAACAAGGGTATCTTGGGTATCAACCTTATGAGCAGCCCGGGAAGCGGGAAAACCACACTCTTGGAGCATATGGCAGATGTAGCAGATTTCAAATTCGGTGTGGTTGAGGGTGACTTGGAAACCAGTAAAGATGCCCAGAGGCTTCAAGCAAAAGGCATTCCTGCAATGCAGATACAGACTGGTTCAGCGTGCCACCTGGATGCTTTTATGGTGCACAAAGGTCTGCATGATATGCCACTGGATGAGTTGGATGTATGCTTTGTGGAAAATGTAGGGAACCTGGTCTGTCCTGCCTCATATGATGTGGGTACACATTTGAACATTGTACTGGTCTCTATACCCGAAGGGGAAGACAAGATAGCCAAATACCCAGTCATGTTCCGTCAGGCAGACCTTGTTCTCATCACGAAAACAGACCTTCTTCCATACTTCAAGTATGATATTGAAAATGAAAAAGCCCAGGCCAGACGCATCAAACCCAATGTGGATATCCTGGAGGTCAATGTCAATGATAAAGAATCTATTCGTTCCGTTGTAGAGTGGATCAATTTCAAACGAAAAATGAGAGGATAA
- the hypF gene encoding carbamoyltransferase HypF: protein MNKKLDITGIVQGVGFRPFVYQLADRFHLNGSICNTASGVKIELEGQEHAIDAFTDALYEELPPLARIDAFSSENAPYVGHTTFQILQSETENQKSTLVSPDIAICKHCLQEMHDPTNRRYAYPFINCTDCGPRYSIIETLPYDRPNTSMHVFRMCKSCRKEYTDPLNRRFHAQPISCPDCGPTLRLLDNSDKVLEEGNDTIKTTAEAIKKGAIVAVKGLGGFHLICDATSTHAVEKLRRRKQRPLKPFAVMFPDIENIKASAEVSPREAELITSKEKPIVIVPQREESSISSLVAPGIDRIGVFLPYTPLHHLLLRELNVPLVATSANLSDEPIIRDSVELLEKLGPVIDLVLDHDRDIRNANDDSVVQMAGDEKITLRMSRGYAPKSIKLPLKSKKKILAVGANQKNSMALVFDDTLVMTPYIGDLNSLEAFEYFERTLRSFKRFYDFEPDVIVYDKHPEYMTTKWVNESQKENPELQAIEVQHHYAHLLAAMGEHQIDGKVLGFAFDGTGYGDDGNIWGGEVMIADQQNYERIVSLASFRLLGGEKAIKEPRRTALSLLFETYTLDEIVTLKIPLLQQFSDEEILMLHKVWEKGINAPLCSSMGRLFDAVASFADIVHLSSFEGESGLRMEQYVDENITDIFEFEIKSGTINLQSMVRSMVKMNDKQQMVSTFFNTITEIIFHIARKHPALPLVFSGGVFQNKVLVEKISSRCKVENRTFYFQNETAINDGGIAFGQAWYALHDYSTQNA, encoded by the coding sequence GTGAATAAAAAACTCGACATCACAGGGATCGTACAAGGCGTAGGTTTTCGTCCTTTCGTCTACCAGCTCGCGGACCGTTTCCATCTGAACGGATCCATATGTAACACTGCATCCGGGGTAAAGATAGAGCTTGAGGGTCAAGAGCATGCCATTGATGCTTTTACAGATGCACTCTATGAAGAATTGCCTCCTTTAGCACGTATTGATGCATTCTCAAGTGAAAATGCACCGTATGTCGGTCATACAACTTTTCAAATTCTTCAAAGTGAAACAGAAAATCAGAAATCCACTTTAGTCTCTCCTGATATAGCGATCTGTAAACATTGTCTGCAGGAGATGCATGATCCAACCAATAGACGATATGCCTATCCTTTTATCAACTGTACAGACTGTGGACCGCGTTACAGCATCATAGAAACACTACCCTATGACAGACCCAACACGTCTATGCATGTTTTCAGGATGTGCAAATCATGCAGGAAAGAGTATACGGATCCCTTGAATCGACGTTTTCATGCACAGCCTATCAGCTGTCCTGACTGCGGGCCCACGCTTAGATTACTTGATAACAGCGATAAAGTCTTAGAAGAGGGAAATGACACTATAAAAACAACTGCTGAGGCCATCAAAAAAGGTGCTATTGTCGCAGTCAAAGGACTTGGAGGATTTCATCTGATCTGTGATGCGACCAGCACCCATGCCGTTGAAAAATTGAGAAGAAGGAAACAAAGGCCACTCAAGCCTTTTGCTGTAATGTTTCCGGATATCGAAAATATCAAAGCTTCTGCAGAAGTATCTCCAAGGGAAGCAGAACTGATCACTTCGAAAGAAAAACCTATCGTGATCGTTCCTCAAAGAGAAGAGAGTTCTATCTCTTCTCTTGTAGCACCGGGTATCGATCGTATCGGTGTTTTTCTTCCTTATACACCTTTGCATCATCTTTTGCTCAGAGAGCTCAATGTCCCTCTTGTCGCCACAAGTGCGAATCTGAGCGATGAGCCGATCATACGGGACAGTGTTGAGTTACTTGAAAAACTTGGCCCGGTTATTGACCTGGTACTCGACCATGACCGTGATATACGCAATGCAAATGATGACAGTGTGGTGCAAATGGCAGGAGATGAGAAGATCACGCTTCGTATGTCCAGAGGCTATGCACCCAAAAGCATAAAGCTGCCATTGAAGAGTAAGAAAAAGATTCTTGCTGTCGGAGCCAATCAAAAGAACAGTATGGCTTTGGTCTTTGATGATACGCTTGTGATGACTCCCTACATCGGTGATCTGAATTCACTGGAAGCCTTCGAATATTTTGAACGTACACTGCGCTCTTTTAAACGCTTTTATGATTTTGAACCTGATGTCATCGTCTATGACAAGCATCCGGAATATATGACCACAAAGTGGGTGAATGAATCACAAAAAGAAAACCCTGAGTTACAAGCTATTGAAGTCCAGCACCATTATGCTCATCTACTTGCAGCGATGGGAGAACATCAGATTGATGGAAAGGTGTTGGGCTTTGCATTTGATGGAACAGGCTATGGTGATGACGGAAACATATGGGGCGGGGAAGTGATGATAGCGGATCAGCAGAACTATGAACGTATCGTATCCCTTGCATCTTTTCGTCTTCTGGGAGGAGAAAAGGCCATTAAGGAGCCACGCAGAACTGCACTTTCGCTCTTGTTTGAAACCTATACACTGGATGAGATAGTTACACTTAAGATACCGCTACTACAGCAGTTTTCTGATGAAGAGATCCTTATGCTCCATAAGGTATGGGAGAAGGGTATCAATGCTCCATTGTGCAGTTCTATGGGAAGACTCTTTGATGCGGTGGCAAGCTTTGCAGACATTGTACATCTGTCAAGTTTTGAAGGAGAAAGCGGCTTGCGCATGGAACAGTATGTCGACGAGAATATCACTGACATCTTTGAGTTTGAGATAAAAAGTGGCACCATAAACCTGCAATCCATGGTAAGATCCATGGTCAAAATGAACGATAAACAACAGATGGTCTCCACCTTTTTCAATACGATCACAGAGATCATTTTTCATATCGCTCGGAAACATCCTGCACTTCCGCTGGTTTTTTCCGGAGGTGTTTTCCAGAATAAAGTACTGGTGGAGAAAATAAGCAGTCGCTGTAAAGTAGAGAACCGTACCTTTTATTTTCAAAATGAAACAGCGATCAATGATGGAGGTATTGCATTCGGACAGGCATGGTATGCCTTGCATGATTACTCAACACAAAACGCATGA
- a CDS encoding nickel-dependent hydrogenase large subunit, giving the protein MGNRRVVIDPITRIEGHLRIEVEVDENNVVQKAYSSSTLWRGIELILKGRDPRDAGLMAQRICGVCTYSHYKAGVEAVENALGVEAPYNARLVRSLLNESLYMHDHVVHFYHLHGLDWVDVVSALSADPAKASKLAFKYSDSPIATGTDELTAVQKRVKEFVDKGQLGPFANAYWGNGTYKFSPEQNLIALSHYLKALEVQRVAAQMFAIFGAKQPHPQSLVVGGVTCVRDILSPTRLAQWKEKYKIVKDFIDRAYQADIIMAAEAYGTEETVLGGVGVKNFLAADAFMLNRTENLFQSGYIKNGDLSQVYDIDDMKIEEDVTHAWYKGTTPLQPYDGVTDPEYTGFIDGDTVNGEAKIIDETQKYSWVKAPRYDGEAMEVGPLSCLLVNYARGNKKVQNEVGAFLKRTGLPVGALFTTLGRTAARMLQTKLISDNAIITFNSLVENIKSDDSTYTKFEINPDKEYTGRFIGEVPRGTLSHWVRIKNGLIENYQAVVPTTWNAGPMDGNGTIGPYEASLVGLKLEDPAKPLEVLRVIHSFDPCMSCSVHVMDMKGVELSEFKVTPMSSGAAC; this is encoded by the coding sequence ATGGGTAACAGACGTGTAGTGATCGATCCGATCACGAGAATTGAAGGCCATCTGCGTATAGAAGTAGAAGTGGATGAAAACAATGTGGTACAAAAAGCCTACTCCTCATCCACATTATGGAGAGGTATTGAACTTATTCTCAAAGGGCGTGACCCTAGAGATGCAGGCCTAATGGCTCAGCGCATCTGCGGTGTTTGTACCTACTCACACTATAAGGCTGGAGTAGAAGCGGTAGAAAATGCATTGGGTGTGGAAGCACCCTACAATGCACGATTGGTACGTTCGCTTCTGAATGAATCCCTTTATATGCATGACCATGTGGTGCATTTCTATCACCTGCACGGGCTTGACTGGGTGGATGTGGTCTCAGCATTGAGTGCTGACCCTGCAAAAGCATCAAAGCTGGCTTTCAAGTATTCCGACTCTCCTATTGCAACAGGTACGGATGAACTGACGGCTGTTCAAAAAAGAGTCAAAGAGTTTGTTGATAAAGGGCAACTGGGACCGTTCGCCAATGCCTATTGGGGAAACGGCACCTACAAATTCTCTCCCGAACAGAACCTTATCGCACTGTCTCACTATCTTAAGGCACTGGAAGTACAGCGTGTAGCCGCACAGATGTTCGCTATCTTTGGTGCAAAACAGCCACATCCTCAAAGTCTTGTAGTGGGTGGAGTGACCTGTGTGAGAGATATATTGAGTCCTACCCGTCTGGCCCAATGGAAAGAAAAATACAAGATCGTTAAAGATTTTATCGACCGTGCCTATCAGGCAGATATCATCATGGCTGCAGAAGCCTACGGTACAGAAGAGACCGTACTGGGTGGCGTAGGGGTAAAGAACTTTCTTGCTGCTGATGCATTTATGCTGAACCGCACAGAAAATCTTTTCCAAAGCGGATACATTAAAAACGGTGATCTCTCTCAAGTCTATGATATAGATGATATGAAAATAGAAGAGGATGTAACACATGCCTGGTACAAAGGCACAACGCCGCTTCAACCCTATGATGGGGTCACAGACCCTGAATATACAGGTTTTATAGATGGTGACACCGTCAATGGAGAAGCAAAGATCATTGATGAAACGCAGAAATACTCATGGGTGAAAGCACCTCGTTATGATGGTGAAGCGATGGAAGTAGGTCCTCTATCTTGTCTGCTCGTCAATTATGCCAGAGGTAATAAAAAGGTGCAAAATGAAGTCGGCGCCTTCCTCAAACGTACAGGATTGCCAGTGGGGGCACTCTTTACGACACTGGGCAGAACCGCAGCGAGAATGCTTCAAACTAAATTGATCTCTGACAATGCCATCATAACGTTCAATTCATTGGTGGAAAATATTAAAAGTGATGACAGTACCTATACCAAGTTTGAAATAAACCCTGACAAAGAGTACACAGGACGTTTTATCGGTGAAGTGCCTCGCGGGACACTGAGTCACTGGGTACGTATTAAAAATGGTCTTATTGAAAACTATCAGGCAGTCGTACCGACAACCTGGAATGCCGGGCCGATGGACGGTAACGGTACAATCGGTCCTTATGAAGCATCTCTGGTAGGATTAAAACTTGAAGATCCTGCAAAACCGCTTGAAGTTTTGAGGGTCATACACTCTTTTGATCCATGTATGTCCTGTTCTGTGCATGTGATGGATATGAAAGGGGTAGAACTCAGTGAATTTAAAGTAACCCCTATGAGCAGTGGAGCGGCCTGTTAG
- a CDS encoding HypC/HybG/HupF family hydrogenase formation chaperone: MCLSIPSKVVEIDECNMATVDTMGIKRHVSLDLIADEIHIGDYILIHVGFAMNKIDEEEALQSLELYREMLEAMEEEERRQVIESDDNCENRTQA, from the coding sequence ATGTGTCTCTCCATACCCTCAAAAGTGGTTGAAATCGATGAGTGCAATATGGCCACGGTCGATACCATGGGGATCAAGCGTCATGTCAGCCTTGATCTCATAGCGGATGAGATCCATATAGGAGACTACATACTCATCCATGTCGGTTTTGCCATGAACAAAATAGATGAAGAGGAAGCGCTGCAAAGTTTAGAGCTTTATCGAGAAATGCTTGAAGCCATGGAAGAGGAAGAGAGACGTCAGGTCATTGAATCTGATGATAATTGTGAGAATCGGACCCAAGCATGA
- the cybH gene encoding Ni/Fe-hydrogenase, b-type cytochrome subunit: MGQPEKYTSDHPDFVYSAINRILHWIRALVITGLIITGFYIAEPYLSSKGSSDILIYGEWSMWHFILGFILISSGLLRIYLFFFGNDSGRELSSLKDVLSIKSWITQLKSYFFIGELRKKGFYGPLQFIIYTAIMILVVLASITGLILYVHVYHQGIGGLLYEPMRVIEAWMGGLANVRYIHHITMWGFLIFIPIHIYMVVWSAVRFKHGALDVMFTGYDYHLKKKQEEKEENT, translated from the coding sequence GTGGGACAACCAGAAAAATATACGTCAGACCATCCTGATTTTGTCTATAGTGCTATCAATCGCATCCTCCACTGGATAAGGGCGCTTGTGATAACTGGCCTTATCATCACAGGTTTTTACATCGCTGAACCTTACCTTTCCTCAAAAGGTTCAAGCGATATACTGATCTATGGAGAGTGGTCTATGTGGCACTTTATCCTGGGTTTCATCCTTATCTCTTCAGGGTTGTTAAGGATCTATCTTTTCTTTTTTGGAAACGACAGTGGAAGAGAGCTGAGTTCGCTCAAGGATGTCTTGAGTATCAAGTCCTGGATCACGCAGTTGAAATCTTACTTTTTTATCGGGGAGTTGCGTAAAAAAGGTTTTTATGGTCCTTTACAGTTCATTATTTACACGGCTATTATGATCCTGGTTGTTTTGGCTTCGATCACAGGATTGATCCTGTATGTCCATGTCTATCATCAGGGAATAGGTGGCTTACTCTATGAACCTATGCGCGTGATTGAAGCATGGATGGGTGGCCTTGCCAATGTCCGCTATATTCACCATATTACAATGTGGGGTTTTTTGATCTTTATTCCTATACATATCTATATGGTCGTCTGGTCTGCGGTTCGATTCAAGCATGGTGCACTGGATGTGATGTTCACAGGTTATGACTACCATCTGAAAAAAAAGCAAGAAGAGAAAGAAGAGAATACGTGA
- a CDS encoding HyaD/HybD family hydrogenase maturation endopeptidase yields the protein MKILLLGIGNLLFGDEGIGVHFINYIGEKYRFEGEPKIDLVDGGTLAQRLIPIIVEYDHVIIVDTINAPGVQAGEVYFFDFDAIPDTVDWQGSAHEVEMLQTLNMMDLAGDRPTTMIMGVVPTVIEATEFSLSEGVAAAVPLMEKTLLHYLKSMGIDAVKKAEVDIQAILPNSYRVLDAYCI from the coding sequence GTGAAAATACTACTACTAGGCATAGGTAACCTGCTTTTTGGGGACGAGGGCATAGGTGTCCATTTCATCAATTATATAGGAGAGAAATACCGTTTTGAAGGTGAACCAAAGATCGATCTGGTGGATGGAGGAACCCTGGCACAAAGACTCATACCTATTATTGTAGAGTATGATCATGTGATCATTGTTGATACGATCAATGCTCCGGGCGTACAGGCGGGTGAAGTCTACTTCTTTGATTTTGATGCTATACCTGATACTGTAGACTGGCAGGGAAGTGCACATGAAGTTGAAATGCTGCAGACCCTCAATATGATGGACCTTGCAGGTGATCGTCCGACTACGATGATCATGGGAGTCGTACCCACAGTAATAGAAGCCACAGAATTCTCTCTTTCTGAAGGTGTGGCTGCCGCTGTACCACTGATGGAAAAGACACTGCTGCATTACTTAAAGAGCATGGGGATCGATGCGGTGAAAAAAGCTGAAGTCGATATACAGGCCATTCTCCCAAATTCATATAGGGTACTTGATGCATATTGCATTTAA